One Pyrococcus furiosus DSM 3638 genomic region harbors:
- a CDS encoding TrmB family transcriptional regulator produces the protein MIDEKLVENLKRLGLKDYEARVYAALVLLGPSKASEVARESGVPRPKVYEVLKELHRKGFVDFSEGKPAFFRAVEPEKVIGVLRDEYIKSAEEAIISLKSGGKQEEEWYPVWYLQGEWNIRRKAEELIDGAQREIMAAFVDRRFSRKLVRALRNACRREVEVTVLLLGGKRPKYLEGVSVELVDPKKLQRKEDLRDIFINSMFEGPYAVKALIIVDSRESLMIYEEKGALKGILVTIPFIPTFQRAALLYLMDETGAEPS, from the coding sequence ATGATCGATGAGAAGCTCGTTGAAAACCTCAAGCGCCTTGGCCTTAAGGACTACGAGGCTAGGGTTTACGCCGCTTTGGTGCTCCTTGGTCCCTCAAAGGCAAGCGAAGTGGCAAGGGAGAGCGGCGTTCCGAGGCCGAAGGTCTACGAGGTATTGAAAGAGCTTCACAGGAAGGGCTTTGTTGACTTCAGCGAGGGGAAGCCTGCCTTCTTCCGCGCGGTGGAGCCGGAGAAGGTCATAGGGGTACTCAGGGACGAGTACATAAAGTCGGCCGAAGAGGCGATAATCTCCCTCAAAAGCGGGGGTAAGCAGGAAGAGGAGTGGTATCCCGTGTGGTACCTTCAGGGGGAGTGGAACATCCGCAGGAAGGCCGAAGAACTCATCGATGGGGCACAAAGGGAGATCATGGCGGCCTTTGTTGATAGGCGCTTCTCCAGAAAGCTTGTGAGGGCTTTAAGGAACGCCTGCAGGAGAGAGGTTGAGGTTACCGTCCTTCTCCTCGGAGGGAAGAGGCCGAAGTACCTTGAGGGAGTGAGTGTTGAGTTAGTTGACCCGAAGAAGCTCCAGAGGAAGGAGGATCTCAGGGACATCTTCATCAACTCGATGTTTGAAGGTCCCTACGCCGTCAAAGCTCTGATCATCGTCGATTCCAGGGAGTCACTGATGATATACGAGGAGAAGGGCGCACTAAAGGGCATCCTCGTGACGATACCCTTCATTCCGACCTTCCAGAGGGCGGCGCTGCTCTACCTCATGGATGAGACGGGTGCTGAACCTTCATAG
- a CDS encoding radical SAM/SPASM domain-containing protein, translated as MTEDFLSEALEEPFPKAMNTPPSKGGNQITTALRAFRLILGNPLARALLKPMLKKYEINGRELPALYWALSVYAGESINCPLMIRFQADILKLLLKLGIKLARGDEKAVKEALLKDPHIRRGIWVVLEGIAKYGVTVPQKLAGPFLIVWNFTNMCNFRCKHCYQRADRPLSSELTLEEKLMLVDQLDKAGVAAVALSGGEPTIHPHFLRIVKELSSRGIHTSVATNGWVFADKEKLEEAIKAGLKYVEVSVDSAKPEKHDEFRGIPGAWERAVKALENAVELGISHGMAVIMDKDTYQEIDDILDLAENIGVKRVIFFNLVPTGRAEDMVKVDLTPEEREEFMKELYRQMKKRKLEILTTAPQYARVTLLESQGKSVTPAHFYIGENSAVKTLAEFIGGCGAGRIYAGIEPDGTVVPCVFLPLPVGNVRVKPFKEIWENSRIFNLLRNRDNFTGQCKRCPYRNICGGCRARAYHYTLDLLGDDPGCIINRRVWEEIVKHGKPRSLSEVNWVDESIVLRVPILNIPKYYNVVEEVGEKLLSKESQKIHA; from the coding sequence ATGACAGAGGATTTTTTAAGTGAGGCTTTGGAGGAACCATTTCCGAAAGCAATGAACACACCACCCTCAAAGGGAGGAAATCAAATAACAACAGCCCTTAGAGCTTTCAGATTAATTCTTGGAAATCCACTGGCTAGAGCCTTGCTAAAACCAATGCTCAAGAAGTATGAAATAAATGGGAGAGAATTGCCAGCCCTTTATTGGGCACTCAGCGTATATGCAGGGGAATCAATAAATTGTCCCCTCATGATAAGATTCCAAGCTGATATTCTTAAGCTTCTCCTGAAGCTAGGAATAAAACTTGCGAGAGGAGATGAAAAAGCAGTAAAAGAGGCTCTCCTCAAGGATCCCCATATAAGGAGAGGAATATGGGTGGTATTGGAAGGGATAGCAAAGTATGGAGTTACAGTCCCCCAAAAGTTAGCTGGGCCTTTCCTCATAGTATGGAACTTCACTAACATGTGTAACTTCCGTTGTAAGCACTGTTATCAAAGGGCTGACAGGCCATTGTCAAGTGAGCTTACCCTAGAAGAGAAGCTCATGCTAGTTGATCAGTTAGACAAAGCTGGAGTTGCTGCTGTGGCATTAAGTGGGGGAGAGCCGACGATACATCCTCACTTCCTAAGAATAGTCAAGGAGCTTTCAAGTAGGGGGATACATACATCAGTAGCTACTAACGGATGGGTCTTTGCTGATAAGGAGAAGCTTGAAGAAGCTATAAAGGCTGGCCTTAAATACGTTGAGGTCAGTGTAGATTCAGCAAAACCAGAGAAACATGACGAGTTCAGAGGGATCCCAGGAGCCTGGGAAAGGGCAGTTAAGGCATTAGAGAATGCTGTTGAGCTTGGCATAAGTCATGGAATGGCTGTAATAATGGACAAGGATACATATCAAGAGATTGATGACATTCTAGACCTAGCCGAAAACATTGGAGTAAAGAGGGTGATATTCTTTAACTTAGTTCCAACCGGAAGAGCTGAGGATATGGTAAAGGTCGATTTAACACCAGAAGAAAGAGAAGAGTTCATGAAGGAACTTTATCGTCAAATGAAGAAAAGAAAGCTCGAAATACTAACTACTGCTCCTCAATATGCAAGGGTAACTCTCCTTGAGTCCCAGGGAAAGAGCGTTACTCCTGCTCACTTTTATATAGGAGAGAATAGTGCAGTGAAAACCTTGGCCGAGTTCATTGGAGGTTGTGGGGCAGGAAGGATATATGCGGGGATAGAGCCAGATGGAACCGTTGTTCCTTGCGTGTTCCTTCCATTGCCGGTGGGAAATGTGAGGGTCAAGCCCTTTAAGGAGATATGGGAGAATAGTAGGATATTCAACTTGTTAAGGAACAGGGATAACTTTACGGGACAGTGTAAAAGGTGCCCCTATAGGAACATTTGCGGGGGTTGTAGAGCTAGAGCTTATCACTACACGCTTGACCTCCTGGGAGATGATCCTGGGTGCATAATAAATAGGAGGGTGTGGGAGGAGATAGTTAAGCATGGAAAGCCGAGGAGCTTGAGTGAAGTAAACTGGGTAGATGAGAGCATTGTTCTTCGCGTGCCAATACTCAACATTCCGAAGTATTACAACGTTGTTGAAGAAGTAGGTGAAAAATTACTTAGTAAAGAAAGTCAAAAAATTCATGCATAA
- a CDS encoding ATP-binding protein — MMLGNIAYMNPWWEGKEDYHVKLWKNQKIRWEPNWVREISLKPFSLNFILGPRQVGKTTGIKLLIQKILENNPPESVLYLNLEVLPTYRDLLEIIREFQELKKEERIKTGYIFLDEASSLEGWWRGIKPLIDAGLLENDVVTVTGSSSLRVRRDIEMFPGRRGEGKTLEIMPLSFPEYIKVMGLKKHRLESTKVLKLFDKYIQTGGFPGSINGFPMEDLLGAYIGEFVRFGKSLEIAKETLAALIRSAPSATSFRALAEMTSGYSYKVIQDYIEFFRDIYILGIAYLKEDNQVMYRREKKFFFRDPLLARLFSLWSGVEVREDALYEWIVQEHVFRRFGEVYYFRNSYEVDVIADNLKIEVKAGKAHRKYPRGVLVLEKDDIPFFLIEYYWTGLK, encoded by the coding sequence ATGATGCTAGGCAATATAGCTTATATGAACCCATGGTGGGAAGGGAAAGAGGATTATCACGTAAAATTATGGAAGAACCAAAAAATACGCTGGGAGCCAAATTGGGTCAGAGAGATTTCTCTTAAGCCTTTCTCTCTTAATTTCATTCTTGGACCACGCCAAGTAGGAAAAACTACTGGTATAAAACTCCTCATTCAAAAAATCCTAGAGAATAATCCACCAGAATCAGTCCTATATCTAAACCTTGAAGTTTTACCGACATATAGAGATCTTCTGGAGATAATTCGTGAATTTCAAGAATTAAAAAAAGAGGAGAGAATAAAGACTGGGTACATTTTCCTGGACGAAGCTTCATCACTTGAGGGATGGTGGAGGGGAATTAAGCCCCTAATTGACGCTGGACTTTTGGAGAATGATGTAGTTACCGTTACAGGGTCAAGTTCACTCAGAGTTAGAAGAGATATTGAAATGTTCCCAGGGAGAAGAGGGGAGGGTAAAACTTTAGAAATAATGCCCCTCTCTTTCCCAGAGTACATAAAGGTAATGGGGCTAAAAAAGCATAGGTTGGAAAGCACTAAGGTTCTCAAGCTTTTTGATAAGTACATCCAAACAGGAGGCTTTCCTGGGTCTATAAACGGTTTCCCAATGGAAGATCTGCTTGGTGCTTATATAGGAGAGTTTGTTCGATTTGGAAAAAGCTTGGAAATAGCAAAAGAGACACTCGCCGCTCTAATAAGGAGTGCACCTTCAGCAACTAGCTTCAGAGCATTAGCAGAAATGACATCGGGATACTCCTACAAGGTTATACAAGATTACATTGAATTTTTCAGAGATATCTACATCCTGGGAATCGCATACCTCAAAGAGGACAATCAAGTGATGTACAGGAGAGAAAAGAAGTTTTTCTTCAGAGATCCTTTGCTTGCGAGGCTTTTCTCCCTGTGGAGTGGAGTTGAGGTTAGAGAGGATGCCCTTTATGAGTGGATAGTTCAAGAGCATGTATTTAGGAGATTTGGCGAAGTTTACTACTTCAGAAATAGCTACGAAGTGGATGTTATTGCTGATAATCTTAAGATCGAAGTTAAAGCTGGAAAGGCCCACAGGAAGTATCCAAGAGGCGTTTTAGTTTTAGAAAAAGATGACATACCGTTTTTCTTAATAGAGTACTATTGGACAGGCTTAAAGTAA
- a CDS encoding 4Fe-4S dicluster domain-containing protein: MSLKAKLARKFVYAVFPDVRKYTSIKPAFENSPDSPEGRLVPEVVALYGKPGVHILKMALVLPYLVGTAYYARKSVTSVRRNPGKGKKTAPPEFFEELESYAKSLGVLKVGYTKLTPELVFSNRAVLFENAIVLIGEMRKKEIAKAPGVRAGMEVWRTYYRLTRAAYKIAEFLRERGYNAQPDPAVGRSTNFPLLAQKAGLDHIGKHGLLITPENGPSVRIGAVYTDLELPYTDERVREHGWIPHFCDRCNACVRACPAQAIYITPRRENGREVHIDYKRCAVIFSRTLGCSICVKECTFTKGSYEKIKRVHEKIRNR; encoded by the coding sequence ATGAGCCTCAAGGCAAAGCTTGCGAGGAAGTTCGTCTACGCAGTCTTCCCGGACGTGAGGAAGTACACAAGCATTAAGCCGGCCTTTGAGAACTCGCCGGACTCCCCAGAGGGCCGCCTAGTGCCCGAGGTTGTTGCGTTATACGGAAAGCCCGGAGTGCATATTCTCAAGATGGCACTCGTTCTTCCATACCTTGTGGGCACGGCCTACTACGCCCGAAAGAGCGTGACAAGCGTAAGAAGGAACCCCGGGAAGGGTAAAAAGACTGCCCCGCCGGAGTTCTTCGAGGAGCTTGAGAGCTATGCGAAATCGCTCGGCGTTCTGAAGGTCGGCTACACGAAGCTTACTCCAGAGCTGGTCTTCTCAAATAGAGCTGTTCTCTTCGAGAACGCGATAGTTCTCATAGGTGAGATGAGAAAGAAGGAGATAGCGAAGGCGCCCGGCGTTAGGGCTGGAATGGAAGTCTGGAGAACCTACTACCGCTTAACCCGGGCGGCCTACAAGATAGCGGAGTTTTTGAGGGAGAGGGGCTACAACGCTCAACCAGATCCGGCAGTTGGAAGGAGTACTAACTTTCCTCTTTTAGCTCAAAAAGCTGGTCTTGACCACATAGGCAAGCACGGGCTTTTGATAACCCCCGAAAACGGGCCGAGCGTGAGGATAGGGGCGGTTTACACCGATCTTGAGCTTCCCTACACGGACGAGCGCGTTCGGGAACACGGGTGGATTCCTCACTTCTGCGACCGCTGCAACGCGTGCGTTAGGGCCTGTCCGGCTCAAGCTATTTACATCACGCCAAGAAGGGAAAACGGACGAGAAGTGCACATAGACTATAAGAGATGTGCTGTCATATTTTCAAGAACCCTCGGCTGTTCCATCTGCGTAAAGGAGTGCACATTTACCAAAGGAAGTTATGAGAAGATAAAGAGAGTTCATGAAAAGATTAGAAACAGATAG
- a CDS encoding GbsR/MarR family transcriptional regulator, with the protein MRMRQEERKFVELVERIMERWGYDRTGGKIYGILLLSNKPLTISELSKITGLSRSSVSVALSKLTREYLVTYTKEKKTKYFYAVPAFLEKFLKQPKEILEREIKPLKEIVVKLAEKSNEEEKARFEAILSDLLTLECVLKKIIELEEKESECLKK; encoded by the coding sequence ATGAGAATGAGGCAGGAAGAGAGAAAGTTTGTGGAGCTTGTTGAGAGAATAATGGAAAGATGGGGATACGATAGAACTGGTGGAAAAATATATGGAATTCTTCTTTTGAGCAATAAACCACTTACAATATCTGAACTCTCAAAGATTACTGGTCTTAGCAGATCCTCAGTTTCAGTGGCCCTTTCAAAATTAACTAGAGAGTATCTCGTTACGTATACTAAAGAAAAGAAGACAAAATATTTTTATGCCGTTCCAGCATTTTTAGAGAAGTTTCTTAAACAACCAAAGGAGATCCTTGAAAGGGAGATTAAACCATTAAAGGAAATTGTCGTTAAGCTTGCTGAGAAGTCCAATGAAGAGGAAAAAGCTCGCTTTGAGGCAATACTTTCGGATCTCTTAACTTTAGAGTGTGTTCTCAAGAAAATAATAGAATTGGAAGAGAAAGAAAGTGAATGTCTTAAGAAATAG
- a CDS encoding RsmB/NOP family class I SAM-dependent RNA methyltransferase — MEAEKEKKLSIPPRGIRAIIEAVRLGEVIKPSQYAKREAFKKHDIKEAWLNRVLTMIFYDIMKKQGLIDKAIKDVVGVTPLILDPWLRAALRVAFDVVLFHDPNQNTLKNLKWKASDFISSKTHPYVGMYYWDIFERILEYKPNPKTELERLEWEYLAPAWLIERVRKLLGDETKAFFEAVNRKHEWISIRVNTLKTTPEEVIKEFEEEGVEVVQSKRIPVVLKIKGPYDFDSSYLFRKGKIIVQEEASAVASVILDPKPGEVVVDLAAAPGGKTTHMAELMKNRGKIFAFDIDKARMKRLKDFVSRMGIKIVKPIVKDARKAPEILGEEVADRVMLDAPCTSSGTIGKNPELRWRLREQKIEEMAQLQRELLESAAKLVKPGGRLLYTTCSIFIEEDEDNVSWFLETYKEFRLVKLSGPYDPGFLEGTMRAWPHRHETIGFFYALFEKVTQ; from the coding sequence ATGGAAGCCGAGAAAGAAAAGAAGCTATCAATCCCTCCTAGGGGAATAAGAGCGATAATAGAGGCTGTTAGACTTGGAGAAGTTATAAAACCTAGCCAATATGCTAAAAGAGAAGCCTTTAAGAAGCATGATATTAAGGAGGCCTGGCTAAATAGAGTTTTAACTATGATATTTTATGACATTATGAAGAAGCAGGGGTTAATTGATAAGGCTATAAAGGATGTTGTTGGTGTTACTCCCTTGATCTTGGATCCCTGGTTAAGAGCCGCCCTTCGTGTGGCTTTTGATGTTGTTCTTTTCCATGACCCCAATCAAAACACATTGAAAAACCTAAAATGGAAGGCTTCTGACTTCATTTCATCTAAAACCCATCCTTACGTTGGAATGTATTATTGGGATATTTTTGAGAGAATATTGGAATACAAGCCTAATCCTAAAACCGAGCTAGAGAGGCTAGAATGGGAATACTTAGCCCCAGCCTGGCTCATAGAAAGGGTTAGAAAGTTACTTGGGGATGAAACCAAGGCATTCTTTGAGGCCGTAAATAGAAAGCATGAGTGGATAAGCATAAGGGTAAACACCCTAAAAACTACCCCAGAGGAGGTAATAAAAGAGTTCGAGGAGGAGGGTGTTGAAGTAGTGCAGAGCAAAAGAATTCCAGTTGTGTTAAAGATAAAGGGGCCGTATGATTTTGATTCTAGCTATTTGTTTAGGAAAGGGAAGATAATAGTTCAAGAAGAAGCCTCGGCAGTAGCTTCCGTTATTCTAGACCCAAAGCCTGGTGAAGTGGTCGTTGACTTGGCAGCGGCCCCAGGAGGAAAGACGACACATATGGCAGAACTTATGAAAAACAGGGGAAAGATATTTGCATTTGATATAGATAAGGCTAGGATGAAAAGGTTAAAAGACTTCGTTTCAAGAATGGGCATAAAAATAGTAAAACCCATAGTTAAAGACGCCAGAAAGGCTCCAGAAATTTTAGGAGAAGAGGTAGCTGACAGAGTTATGCTTGACGCTCCCTGTACCTCTTCCGGGACTATAGGAAAGAATCCCGAACTTAGGTGGAGGTTGAGAGAGCAGAAAATAGAAGAAATGGCTCAACTTCAGAGGGAGCTTTTGGAAAGTGCCGCCAAGCTTGTAAAACCTGGAGGTAGGTTACTGTACACAACTTGTAGCATTTTTATTGAGGAAGATGAGGACAATGTTTCCTGGTTCTTGGAGACATACAAAGAGTTTAGGCTTGTAAAGCTTTCCGGCCCCTACGACCCAGGATTCCTTGAGGGAACTATGAGAGCATGGCCCCACAGACATGAAACAATAGGCTTTTTCTATGCACTATTTGAAAAAGTGACACAATAA
- a CDS encoding serine/threonine-protein kinase yields MSTATTDALVGYTYSQVDDPFLRVQNSFVEPQELNMRPRTYYYLHSTSQPKVFGEYKAPPQTQLTQLGDIIIRKNGGNPLKRFPSDLLGKYRPLEVLGEGGFAEVYKVVRKNDGKIVAIKVPRINQGTSKLFIKEVSIWLHLNHPNIVRLYDADILPIPHLEMEYVEGVKINGKIVRNLDEYPKPMREDIALKIIKGIAEGLKHAHSRGIYHLDLKPLNILLTRDLTPKITDWGLAKIAVRTFSGSISGYTPLYAAPEQLAPSKYGGVDERTDVWQIGVIFYELLTGKLPFDGYTYEEIRGKIVDEGYNFKPPSTFSPKLAKYNKIFEKLLAKKKENRYQTIPEFLTDLKELEINKLKTTLSKRALRH; encoded by the coding sequence GTGAGTACTGCTACCACTGATGCTTTAGTTGGCTATACCTATTCCCAGGTTGATGATCCATTTCTAAGAGTTCAAAATTCTTTTGTCGAACCCCAGGAGCTTAATATGAGACCAAGAACTTACTATTATCTTCATTCCACAAGCCAGCCAAAGGTATTTGGGGAATACAAGGCTCCTCCTCAAACTCAACTAACTCAGTTGGGGGATATCATCATAAGGAAAAATGGTGGAAATCCGTTGAAGAGATTTCCTTCAGATCTTCTTGGAAAGTATAGGCCACTTGAAGTCCTGGGGGAAGGAGGGTTTGCAGAAGTTTACAAGGTTGTAAGGAAAAATGATGGAAAGATTGTTGCAATAAAAGTACCAAGGATAAACCAGGGAACAAGCAAACTATTTATAAAGGAAGTTTCAATATGGCTTCACTTAAATCACCCGAATATTGTTAGGCTTTATGATGCTGATATTCTTCCAATTCCTCATTTGGAGATGGAGTATGTTGAGGGAGTAAAAATTAACGGGAAGATCGTAAGGAACCTAGACGAATACCCAAAACCTATGAGAGAAGATATTGCTCTAAAAATTATTAAGGGGATTGCAGAAGGATTAAAACATGCCCATTCTAGGGGGATCTATCATCTTGATTTAAAGCCTCTCAATATCCTCTTGACTAGAGACTTAACCCCAAAAATAACAGACTGGGGACTAGCAAAAATTGCTGTGAGAACCTTTAGTGGGAGTATAAGTGGGTATACACCACTTTATGCAGCGCCTGAACAATTAGCACCCAGCAAGTATGGCGGAGTGGATGAAAGAACTGATGTTTGGCAGATAGGAGTTATATTTTACGAACTACTAACTGGGAAACTTCCATTTGATGGCTATACCTACGAAGAAATTCGTGGAAAAATTGTAGATGAGGGATATAATTTTAAGCCACCTTCAACGTTTAGTCCCAAGTTAGCAAAGTACAACAAGATATTTGAGAAATTACTTGCTAAGAAAAAAGAAAATAGGTATCAAACAATTCCGGAATTCCTAACTGATCTCAAAGAACTTGAGATAAATAAACTAAAGACAACCTTATCAAAAAGAGCTTTGAGGCACTGA
- a CDS encoding DUF835 domain-containing protein has protein sequence MLVDISQKQAKSGIQGIVVIEGIEYLKMYNEFSAIAKMLATVRDYVISHQGGLIVVVDKKALDEREYALLRRVLE, from the coding sequence TTGCTCGTAGATATCTCCCAGAAACAAGCAAAAAGCGGGATTCAGGGTATAGTGGTAATAGAGGGGATAGAATATTTGAAGATGTACAACGAATTTTCAGCGATAGCAAAGATGCTAGCGACGGTTAGGGATTACGTTATTTCTCACCAGGGAGGTCTTATAGTTGTAGTTGATAAAAAGGCCCTTGATGAAAGAGAATATGCCCTCTTGAGAAGAGTTTTAGAGTAA
- a CDS encoding DUF6345 domain-containing protein, whose protein sequence is MVIPIKWKLFGVLLLGLMALVSIPKVQGNDVGGVMTFTDDTGDKWFNDVKNFVEIISSQPHWYQGFLKDYPNVGSYMWIEEDYGGQDNNYADYTELSLVLGHSCVYNNEIGIGFGDKGCALPEKVRLGYKSPDGYGWAIWTFIIQCSVLNDNNVNNWLEALAGIHMILGFAKEAKIALGDATELAYRLTGTGGYPKESVHDAFFDTYVAYDGTHNDNIARIIAENAEVADNDYLDSFDRYIPVDSTKIIITCSLG, encoded by the coding sequence ATGGTGATACCAATAAAGTGGAAGTTGTTTGGTGTTCTGTTACTTGGTTTAATGGCTTTAGTTTCTATTCCTAAAGTCCAAGGAAATGATGTAGGTGGCGTAATGACTTTCACAGATGACACTGGTGATAAATGGTTTAATGACGTGAAGAATTTCGTGGAAATTATAAGTTCTCAACCTCATTGGTATCAGGGATTTCTTAAGGACTATCCTAATGTTGGCTCTTATATGTGGATAGAGGAAGATTATGGAGGCCAAGATAATAATTATGCGGACTATACAGAACTTTCACTTGTATTGGGTCATAGCTGTGTGTATAACAATGAAATAGGTATTGGCTTCGGAGATAAAGGGTGTGCACTGCCAGAAAAAGTTAGATTGGGATATAAGAGTCCAGATGGTTATGGATGGGCGATCTGGACTTTCATAATTCAGTGTAGTGTGTTAAATGATAATAATGTAAATAATTGGCTGGAAGCACTAGCTGGAATTCACATGATCTTAGGATTTGCAAAGGAAGCCAAAATTGCGCTTGGAGATGCTACAGAGCTCGCGTATAGACTCACTGGTACTGGAGGATATCCAAAAGAAAGTGTTCATGACGCATTTTTTGATACATATGTAGCATATGACGGAACTCATAATGACAACATTGCTAGAATTATTGCGGAGAATGCAGAAGTTGCAGATAATGATTATCTAGATAGTTTTGACAGGTATATCCCTGTGGACTCAACAAAGATTATAATAACATGTTCTTTGGGGTGA
- a CDS encoding dihydrodipicolinate synthase family protein produces the protein MEGVIVPLVTPFKEDYSIDFEALEWHIEFLEDKGVHGIFTNSTTGEFTSLSFEEKKLLAEKGRELTSKAYYLVGTGSTNTFEVIELTKHAKDIGADATVIVSPYYCKLKDEAIFRHFSIVAERADIPIILYAIPSCANPINVEIVRKLALEHSNIIGIKASVDSLTYLGELLEVKEERKDFKVFTGLDQYFFTLLTLGGDGGIMACANFAPEIHLEIWNAFKEKNFRRAIELARELVRITKIYKIASSFASAVKLAMVAKGFPIRPVLRPPYVIDGEEVFNEIREIVEWRQMLRKESL, from the coding sequence ATGGAAGGAGTGATAGTTCCTTTGGTGACTCCTTTTAAGGAGGATTACTCGATAGACTTTGAGGCCTTAGAGTGGCATATAGAGTTTTTAGAAGATAAAGGAGTTCATGGAATATTCACTAATTCAACCACAGGAGAGTTTACAAGCTTGAGTTTTGAAGAAAAGAAATTATTAGCAGAAAAAGGAAGGGAGCTCACATCAAAAGCTTACTATTTGGTTGGAACAGGTTCAACTAATACCTTTGAAGTTATTGAGTTGACAAAACACGCAAAGGACATAGGGGCAGATGCCACTGTAATAGTCTCTCCATATTATTGTAAACTTAAGGATGAGGCAATCTTCAGACACTTCTCTATTGTTGCAGAAAGGGCGGATATTCCAATAATTCTCTATGCCATTCCTTCCTGTGCAAACCCAATAAATGTAGAAATAGTGAGAAAATTAGCTCTTGAACACTCGAACATAATCGGAATAAAGGCTAGCGTTGACAGCTTAACATACCTCGGCGAGCTCCTTGAAGTAAAGGAAGAAAGAAAAGATTTTAAGGTTTTTACTGGCTTAGATCAATATTTCTTTACCCTCCTCACCCTGGGAGGAGACGGAGGGATCATGGCCTGTGCAAACTTTGCTCCAGAGATCCATCTGGAAATCTGGAACGCATTTAAGGAAAAGAACTTTAGAAGAGCAATAGAATTGGCGAGAGAACTCGTCAGGATAACAAAAATTTACAAAATAGCTTCATCTTTCGCTTCAGCGGTAAAGCTTGCAATGGTAGCAAAGGGGTTCCCAATAAGGCCAGTTTTGAGACCTCCATATGTTATTGATGGAGAAGAAGTTTTCAACGAAATTAGAGAAATTGTAGAGTGGAGGCAGATGTTAAGAAAGGAAAGCTTATAG